A genomic segment from Fibrobacterota bacterium encodes:
- a CDS encoding aminotransferase class I/II-fold pyridoxal phosphate-dependent enzyme, whose product MPKSRTIAAPALRLRDFTESVIREQTRMAHLHGAVNLAQGFPDFPCDPALKEFARASVDGDFNQYSITWGMASLRQAIAKKVGAYNGIQADPDRNVTVTCGATEAMICAFLSTLDPGKEVILFQPFYENYHPDAYLCGAKPVYVTLREPDWSIDERELARAFNNRTAAIVINTPHNPTGKVFTRKELTLIAKHCQRWGVKVFSDEIYEHILYDGSVHVSPASLPGLEDLTVTIGSASKTYGITGWRVGWAVADARLTDGLRQVHDFMTVCAATPLQEAVRGALGLGPGFYQELAEHYRARRDFLVAGLEAAGFHCHVPKGAYYVMADVADLIKGRFRNDAELARHLVEKTKVAAVPGSSFYKSKALSGRAAATVAHKLRFCFCKKEETLALAVERLGEFRRSL is encoded by the coding sequence ATGCCGAAGTCACGAACCATAGCCGCTCCCGCCCTGCGCCTCCGCGATTTCACCGAGTCGGTCATCCGCGAGCAGACGCGCATGGCGCATCTGCATGGGGCGGTTAACCTGGCCCAGGGTTTTCCGGATTTCCCCTGCGACCCGGCTCTCAAGGAATTCGCCCGCGCCTCCGTCGACGGCGATTTCAACCAGTATTCCATCACCTGGGGCATGGCCTCCCTGCGCCAGGCCATCGCCAAGAAGGTCGGGGCCTATAACGGGATCCAGGCCGATCCGGACCGTAACGTTACGGTTACCTGCGGGGCGACCGAGGCCATGATCTGCGCCTTCCTCTCCACCTTGGATCCGGGCAAGGAGGTCATCCTCTTCCAGCCCTTCTACGAGAACTACCATCCGGACGCCTACCTCTGCGGGGCCAAGCCGGTGTACGTGACCTTACGGGAACCGGACTGGTCCATCGATGAGAGGGAACTGGCGCGCGCCTTCAACAACCGCACCGCGGCCATCGTCATCAATACGCCGCACAACCCCACCGGCAAGGTCTTCACCCGGAAAGAGCTGACCCTCATCGCCAAGCATTGCCAACGCTGGGGAGTGAAAGTGTTCTCGGACGAAATCTATGAGCATATCCTGTACGATGGGTCCGTGCACGTGAGCCCGGCTTCGCTGCCGGGCCTGGAAGATCTCACGGTTACCATCGGCAGCGCTTCCAAGACCTACGGCATCACGGGTTGGCGGGTAGGCTGGGCCGTGGCGGATGCGCGCCTCACCGACGGCTTGCGGCAGGTGCACGACTTCATGACCGTCTGCGCGGCGACGCCTTTGCAGGAAGCGGTGCGCGGGGCCTTAGGGCTAGGTCCCGGCTTCTACCAGGAGTTGGCCGAGCATTACCGGGCGCGGCGGGATTTCCTGGTCGCCGGCCTGGAGGCAGCCGGTTTCCATTGCCATGTTCCCAAGGGCGCCTATTACGTCATGGCGGACGTCGCCGATTTGATCAAAGGACGCTTCCGGAACGATGCCGAGTTGGCCCGCCACCTGGTGGAGAAAACCAAGGTGGCCGCCGTTCCCGGCAGCTCATTCTATAAATCCAAGGCGCTCTCGGGCCGCGCCGCCGCGACGGTCGCCCACAAGCTGCGCTTCTGCTTCTGCAAAAAGGAAGAGACCTTGGCGCTGGCGGTGGAACGGCTGGGGGAATTCCGCCGCTCCCTGTGA
- a CDS encoding methyltransferase domain-containing protein — protein sequence MNAKGSDVAAHVRAQYEAFPYPAYGLFLPLRGQEAYASNSLFAARVLEQRGLEPSLRRAPAPAVLLAGCGDVFPYLSTFWEPRRHGLIAMDLSARSLRRARLRCLPRMRAMEWLRADLGDEDIPLPEGLAHVDCYGVLHHMARPAAALGRIARLLAPGGTARIMVYNSEARTWIRHLQRAFALLGLEGTEPGDREPARSLLQALAEVSPALRARLAPMHDVLSHPARLVDTFFHAREARLGAAYWLRALADAGLAPIGLYDRYGELDDLPNPLLEVPTAAALGARIADRRFENNLELYLAKIGPAGEAIGNAGPGGGAENSRRPFPVHLPSALALRNPPASWWGYRETRKLPWYRRRSIWMHFLANLRGRPSRADAWAARMPPRALQRLGRLGAIWPDECASAELKALLRSPLEASMEPPEFPAALEIRGNRGLRDRVEGLLRGRAVPKGREEGRPTGTEGRMEPGATQAERRMEQVMSRLDAAQRP from the coding sequence ATGAATGCCAAGGGATCGGATGTGGCCGCGCACGTGCGCGCTCAGTACGAAGCGTTTCCTTATCCCGCGTACGGATTGTTCCTTCCCTTGCGCGGCCAAGAAGCCTACGCTTCCAATTCCCTCTTCGCGGCGCGCGTGCTGGAGCAGCGCGGCTTGGAACCGTCCCTGCGGCGCGCCCCGGCGCCCGCCGTGCTCTTGGCCGGGTGCGGAGACGTCTTCCCTTATCTATCCACCTTCTGGGAGCCGCGCCGCCACGGTCTTATAGCGATGGATCTGTCGGCGCGCAGCCTTAGGCGCGCGCGGCTTCGCTGTCTCCCGCGCATGCGCGCGATGGAATGGCTGCGGGCCGATCTCGGGGACGAAGATATCCCGCTTCCGGAAGGATTGGCGCATGTCGATTGCTATGGCGTGCTGCATCATATGGCCCGGCCCGCGGCGGCCTTGGGGCGCATCGCCCGCCTGCTCGCTCCCGGTGGAACGGCTCGCATCATGGTTTACAATAGCGAAGCGCGAACCTGGATCCGCCACCTGCAAAGGGCCTTCGCACTTCTCGGCCTGGAAGGGACGGAACCCGGCGATCGCGAGCCGGCCCGGTCCCTGCTTCAGGCCCTGGCCGAAGTCTCCCCCGCCCTACGCGCCCGCCTCGCCCCCATGCATGACGTCCTCTCCCATCCGGCGCGCTTGGTCGATACCTTTTTCCATGCGCGCGAGGCGCGCCTAGGGGCGGCCTATTGGTTGCGGGCCCTCGCGGACGCGGGCCTTGCTCCTATCGGGCTTTATGATCGCTACGGGGAGTTGGACGATTTGCCCAATCCCTTGCTGGAAGTCCCCACGGCGGCGGCCTTGGGGGCGCGCATTGCCGATCGCCGTTTCGAGAATAATCTGGAGTTGTACTTGGCCAAGATAGGCCCGGCGGGCGAAGCCATCGGAAACGCAGGTCCGGGCGGCGGCGCGGAAAATTCCCGTCGCCCTTTCCCCGTCCATCTTCCTTCGGCGCTGGCGTTGCGGAACCCGCCCGCATCCTGGTGGGGCTACCGGGAAACGCGCAAGTTACCCTGGTACCGGCGCCGTTCGATCTGGATGCATTTCCTGGCCAACCTGCGCGGCCGCCCCTCCCGGGCCGATGCCTGGGCCGCCCGCATGCCCCCGCGCGCCTTGCAGCGACTGGGCCGCCTGGGCGCGATTTGGCCGGATGAATGCGCGAGCGCGGAACTCAAGGCCTTGCTGCGGAGCCCGCTGGAAGCCTCCATGGAGCCGCCGGAATTCCCGGCCGCATTGGAGATACGGGGAAACCGGGGCCTGCGCGATAGGGTCGAAGGTTTATTGCGCGGCAGGGCCGTCCCGAAGGGGCGGGAGGAAGGAAGGCCAACCGGGACGGAAGGCCGCATGGAACCGGGAGCAACGCAGGCGGAACGACGGATGGAACAAGTGATGTCGCGCCTGGATGCCGCGCAGAGGCCGTAA
- a CDS encoding cob(I)yrinic acid a,c-diamide adenosyltransferase has translation MRISRVYTRGGDKGKTSLVGGVRVDKDCRKLESYGTVDELLCLVGTARTVLSTIPGRVSGAKKASSAKSPVGQKAPASPASPADLEAQLRRVQNRLFDVGSLLATPAGQTYPGMPTLSETDVSTLEKEMDLLQTVLPVLDSFVLPGGSPANAALHQCRAVCRRAEREALRLAREEAVDPLLLKFLNRLSDWFFVLSRYAAWLEGAPEYLWEYGAKKGKANRATMTEAAAAEGSRGRAVRKPRSP, from the coding sequence ATTCGCATTTCCCGCGTTTATACTCGCGGCGGAGACAAAGGCAAGACATCCTTGGTAGGCGGCGTCCGCGTGGACAAGGATTGCCGGAAATTGGAAAGCTACGGCACCGTGGACGAGCTGCTTTGCCTGGTGGGCACGGCGCGCACCGTCCTTTCGACCATCCCAGGCCGCGTCTCCGGCGCCAAGAAGGCGTCCTCCGCCAAGTCCCCGGTGGGACAAAAGGCTCCCGCCTCTCCCGCCTCTCCGGCCGATCTCGAAGCCCAATTGCGCCGCGTCCAGAATCGCCTGTTCGATGTCGGCAGCCTGCTCGCCACCCCGGCCGGCCAAACTTATCCCGGCATGCCCACGCTCTCCGAAACCGATGTCTCGACGCTGGAAAAGGAAATGGACTTGTTGCAGACCGTGCTACCGGTCTTGGATTCCTTCGTCCTGCCCGGCGGGTCCCCGGCCAATGCGGCTTTGCATCAATGCCGCGCGGTGTGCCGGCGGGCCGAACGCGAGGCCCTGCGGCTGGCGCGCGAAGAAGCCGTCGATCCGCTCCTGCTGAAATTCCTGAATCGCCTGTCGGACTGGTTCTTCGTGCTGTCGCGCTATGCGGCTTGGCTGGAGGGCGCTCCGGAATACCTGTGGGAATACGGCGCGAAGAAAGGGAAAGCGAACCGTGCGACCATGACCGAAGCGGCCGCAGCCGAAGGGTCAAGGGGCCGGGCCGTCAGGAAACCGCGTTCTCCCTGA
- a CDS encoding response regulator, which translates to MQDKVRTILVIEDEDAVRSLLRTLLRLAGYEVLSCQDGEEALDLMEARGGSIQLLITDVNLGTGMDGFEAAQALRSRLPTLKVLYMSGKEEADRLADRADANERFLLKPFTPRSFTDAVRAMLSTVRENAVS; encoded by the coding sequence ATGCAAGATAAGGTACGGACCATCCTGGTAATCGAGGACGAGGATGCGGTGAGAAGCCTGCTGCGCACCCTGTTGCGGTTGGCAGGTTACGAAGTGCTCTCCTGCCAGGACGGCGAGGAAGCCCTGGATCTCATGGAGGCCAGGGGCGGATCGATCCAGCTTCTGATCACGGACGTGAACCTGGGGACGGGGATGGACGGTTTCGAGGCGGCCCAGGCCCTACGGTCCCGTCTGCCGACGCTCAAGGTGCTTTACATGTCGGGGAAGGAAGAGGCGGACCGGCTCGCGGACCGCGCCGACGCCAACGAACGTTTCCTGCTCAAGCCCTTCACGCCGCGCTCGTTCACCGATGCCGTACGGGCGATGCTGAGCACCGTCAGGGAGAACGCGGTTTCCTGA
- a CDS encoding SRPBCC domain-containing protein has protein sequence MKIATEIALQGPSERVWSILTDFAAYPEWNRLMKAVRGQAAADAPLEVDLQYWGKPVQTVAGTITGFMAPKYLSWTYAHKLGAWFLASEHVLRLKEKDDGRVIFFQEVYHTGLGLRFRRRDVEHYVRLSLDKLNDDLKHRLGEGESGG, from the coding sequence ATGAAGATCGCCACCGAGATCGCCTTGCAAGGCCCGTCGGAGCGGGTCTGGAGCATCCTCACCGATTTCGCCGCCTATCCCGAGTGGAATCGCCTGATGAAAGCGGTGCGCGGCCAGGCCGCGGCCGATGCGCCGCTGGAAGTGGATCTGCAGTACTGGGGAAAGCCCGTGCAGACCGTGGCGGGCACCATCACCGGTTTCATGGCTCCCAAGTATTTGAGCTGGACCTACGCCCATAAGCTCGGCGCCTGGTTCCTGGCCTCCGAGCACGTCCTTCGCCTGAAGGAAAAGGACGATGGTCGCGTGATTTTTTTCCAGGAAGTGTACCACACCGGCCTGGGATTGCGATTCCGCCGCCGCGACGTGGAGCATTACGTGCGCCTGTCCCTGGACAAGCTCAACGATGATCTGAAACACCGGCTCGGCGAAGGCGAATCCGGCGGCTAG
- a CDS encoding carbon-nitrogen family hydrolase, translating into MELHLVQMAIARGKPELNRAKVQALTAPIKPSVPAMIVLPELFSTGYLDAATLSGGANPASGRTPAGSLGPEALAGVAAADRAFLADLARRTRCWVAGTTVEASQPGARELHGGTAGQGDEAQSPLTAAGLYRNLSLLFGPDGSERTSYRKIHPFSYGGEDKLFEAGREIVTVDVEGWVVQPTICYDLRFPELYRAGSGRGTHLILVQANWPEARQSHWRALLQARAIENQAFVAGVNCCGEQDALRYAGGSAVYSPKGEPVAQAGAEEGLLRAKLDLDACKQWRKHFPALRDRQPWDFFAI; encoded by the coding sequence ATGGAACTGCACCTGGTGCAAATGGCTATCGCGCGAGGGAAGCCCGAATTGAATCGGGCCAAGGTGCAGGCATTGACCGCGCCCATCAAGCCCTCGGTTCCGGCGATGATCGTGCTTCCGGAACTATTCAGCACGGGTTACCTGGATGCCGCGACGTTATCGGGAGGAGCGAATCCCGCTTCCGGACGTACTCCCGCGGGAAGCCTCGGCCCGGAAGCCCTGGCCGGCGTGGCCGCGGCGGACCGCGCCTTCCTCGCCGACCTGGCCCGCAGGACCCGCTGCTGGGTGGCCGGGACCACGGTGGAAGCATCCCAGCCGGGGGCCCGGGAACTTCATGGCGGGACCGCCGGCCAAGGGGACGAAGCCCAGAGCCCGCTTACGGCTGCGGGACTTTACCGCAATCTCAGCCTGCTCTTCGGCCCCGATGGCTCGGAGCGGACCTCCTACCGTAAAATCCATCCCTTCAGCTACGGCGGCGAGGATAAGCTCTTCGAGGCCGGACGCGAAATCGTCACCGTCGACGTGGAGGGGTGGGTGGTGCAGCCTACGATTTGCTACGACCTGCGCTTCCCGGAACTTTACCGCGCGGGCTCCGGCCGCGGCACGCACTTGATCCTGGTGCAAGCCAATTGGCCCGAGGCCCGGCAAAGCCATTGGCGCGCCTTGCTCCAGGCGCGGGCCATCGAGAACCAGGCTTTCGTGGCCGGGGTCAATTGCTGCGGGGAACAGGACGCCCTCCGCTATGCGGGCGGATCGGCCGTGTACTCGCCTAAGGGCGAGCCGGTCGCGCAGGCGGGCGCGGAAGAAGGTTTGCTTCGGGCCAAGTTGGATCTGGACGCTTGCAAGCAATGGCGCAAGCACTTCCCCGCCTTGCGCGATCGGCAGCCCTGGGACTTCTTTGCGATATAA
- a CDS encoding NAD(P)-binding domain-containing protein: MRIPIVGPYFRWLQKGNPTGTVERYPEIDSDYRSSIPGLYIVGDLTGVPLLKLASESGARAARHILADPDFVARQGRGEDAHSDGGEGGNKAGETTGETTGEGRHDVLIIGAGPAGLACALAFARAGADYLVLESSRPFSTIENFPAGKPILAKPDGYAAVSPLAIRDGSKESLLADLHGQIDGQGLKLRAGVRVDRIRRDGNRLRVETSRGGFSALRVVLAIGKTGDARRLGIPGEDLPHVSNRLIDPGDFHGKSILVAGGGDTAVEAACALAEAGNQVTLAYRGGALSRPKPENRERLEFLREGGRIETAFGSVPKAIRPGEAVLSETRGEGPPGERTLAADQVFVLIGRELPIAFLKRSGIRLAGGKDAAGFVFLAAMLAFFCMVYFGKAGAAHDVFRGVHGLTGTAWAYLTVPFRPDLARDLPWSLHHYSWYPSLCFLLGWAGSLAFLIAGPVALIAALRRRRRYFGTPWARFKSAYFIAVAVFFAGIYFRFLLGQTAGWSEAPTYWYSLLYSLTVIVFGLRRMAVKKTRYIRRQMLVLMAVQVFFLFLLPFHLFDPLIKSHFAADSWLMREVFPAGKYSCFGLVLFWPLDMNDFGRSAFWTWFPFVQTFGILFFIVWRWGKGAYCGWICSCGGMAEALGDESREQAPHGKGPKRMDNIGQVVLAAALALTAAGYASRHLGAGPLWLDTFRGVYKLGIDVFFAGVLGLGLYFFLSGRVWCRFGCPLAALMHVYARFSRFRIFAEKKKCISCNICTKSCHMGIDVMNYANQGIPMNDVQCVRCSACVQACPTETLAFGSIRAQADPENRGRQEAPDFPKQDWKAGIR; the protein is encoded by the coding sequence TTGCGCATCCCCATTGTCGGCCCTTATTTTCGCTGGCTGCAAAAAGGCAACCCCACCGGGACGGTGGAGCGCTATCCCGAAATCGATTCCGATTACCGTTCCTCGATCCCCGGTTTATACATCGTCGGCGATTTGACCGGGGTGCCCCTGCTCAAGCTCGCTTCGGAAAGCGGCGCCCGCGCGGCCCGGCACATCCTGGCGGACCCGGACTTCGTCGCGCGACAGGGCCGGGGAGAGGACGCCCATAGCGATGGCGGGGAAGGCGGCAACAAGGCCGGCGAAACGACCGGCGAAACGACCGGTGAAGGCCGACACGACGTGTTGATCATCGGCGCGGGACCCGCCGGGCTGGCCTGCGCCTTGGCCTTCGCGCGCGCCGGAGCGGACTACCTGGTTTTGGAATCGTCCCGGCCTTTCAGCACCATCGAGAATTTTCCGGCTGGAAAACCGATCCTGGCCAAGCCGGACGGCTATGCGGCCGTTTCGCCGCTGGCCATCCGGGATGGATCCAAGGAAAGCCTGCTTGCCGACCTGCATGGGCAAATCGATGGCCAAGGATTGAAACTACGCGCCGGCGTCCGCGTGGATCGGATACGACGGGACGGGAACCGGCTGCGGGTCGAAACTTCCCGAGGCGGGTTTTCCGCCCTGCGCGTGGTCCTCGCCATCGGCAAAACGGGGGATGCGCGGCGGCTGGGAATTCCGGGCGAAGATCTTCCCCACGTCTCCAACCGCCTGATCGATCCCGGGGATTTCCACGGGAAAAGCATCCTGGTGGCGGGCGGGGGAGATACGGCGGTGGAAGCCGCCTGCGCCTTGGCCGAAGCCGGCAATCAAGTGACCCTCGCCTATCGGGGTGGCGCGCTTTCGCGCCCCAAACCGGAAAACCGGGAAAGGCTGGAGTTCCTAAGGGAAGGCGGACGCATCGAAACCGCTTTCGGGAGCGTCCCCAAGGCCATCCGCCCGGGAGAGGCCGTCCTTTCGGAGACGCGGGGTGAGGGGCCGCCAGGCGAACGAACCCTCGCGGCGGACCAGGTGTTCGTCCTGATCGGGCGCGAATTGCCGATCGCCTTCCTGAAACGGTCGGGCATCCGGTTGGCGGGCGGAAAGGACGCGGCGGGGTTCGTCTTCCTGGCGGCCATGCTGGCCTTCTTCTGCATGGTCTATTTCGGCAAGGCGGGCGCCGCCCACGACGTTTTCCGAGGCGTCCACGGGTTAACCGGGACCGCCTGGGCGTATCTCACCGTCCCCTTCCGGCCCGACCTCGCCCGCGACCTGCCCTGGTCATTACACCATTATTCCTGGTATCCATCCCTTTGCTTTCTGCTGGGCTGGGCGGGCTCGCTCGCCTTCTTGATCGCCGGCCCCGTGGCCCTGATCGCCGCCCTGCGGCGCCGGCGGCGGTATTTCGGAACGCCCTGGGCCCGCTTCAAGTCCGCCTACTTCATCGCCGTCGCCGTTTTCTTCGCCGGGATCTATTTCCGATTCCTGCTGGGCCAAACCGCAGGCTGGTCCGAAGCCCCGACCTATTGGTACAGCCTTTTGTACAGCCTCACCGTCATCGTCTTCGGTCTTCGCCGCATGGCCGTCAAGAAGACGCGCTACATCCGCCGTCAAATGCTCGTGCTGATGGCGGTGCAGGTTTTCTTCCTGTTCCTGCTGCCCTTCCATTTGTTCGATCCGCTCATCAAGTCCCATTTCGCCGCCGATTCCTGGCTCATGCGGGAAGTCTTCCCGGCGGGCAAATATTCCTGCTTCGGCCTGGTGCTCTTCTGGCCCTTGGACATGAACGATTTCGGCCGCAGCGCCTTCTGGACCTGGTTCCCTTTCGTCCAGACTTTCGGGATCCTCTTCTTCATCGTTTGGCGCTGGGGGAAAGGCGCGTATTGCGGCTGGATCTGCAGCTGCGGCGGCATGGCCGAGGCATTGGGCGATGAATCCCGCGAGCAGGCTCCCCACGGTAAAGGGCCTAAGCGCATGGATAACATCGGCCAAGTCGTATTGGCCGCCGCCCTGGCGCTCACCGCCGCCGGCTACGCGTCCCGGCATCTTGGCGCCGGGCCTTTGTGGCTGGATACCTTCCGCGGGGTTTACAAATTGGGCATCGACGTGTTTTTCGCGGGCGTGCTCGGCCTGGGCCTGTATTTCTTCCTGTCCGGCCGCGTCTGGTGCCGGTTCGGCTGCCCCCTGGCCGCCCTGATGCACGTCTACGCGCGGTTCTCGCGCTTCCGTATCTTCGCTGAAAAGAAGAAATGCATCTCTTGTAACATCTGCACCAAAAGCTGCCACATGGGCATCGACGTCATGAATTACGCCAACCAAGGCATCCCCATGAACGACGTCCAATGCGTTCGCTGTTCGGCTTGCGTGCAGGCCTGTCCTACGGAAACCTTGGCGTTCGGCTCCATCCGGGCGCAGGCGGACCCGGAAAATCGCGGGCGCCAAGAGGCCCCCGATTTCCCGAAACAGGATTGGAAAGCGGGAATCCGGTAG
- a CDS encoding TVP38/TMEM64 family protein, with product MKSKILLIVLLIAGVVIFNFFYPLKDHLSDALDWFRDLGPLAVIPYIAVFVLASVFFIPISGLIIMAGTLYGPWLGFLLAAFSATLSVAVCYAVGKKLWRQRVEQLRHDHPRLQTVLEAVSKHGNILVFLIRLNPFLPFTVLNYLFTIPKLDPKLYLFSSFLALTPDIFFYLYVGHIGNVLLEDPSELKPLTWVILGMALATTVAAGFILNHMIRKAVPHKPVDLADRTARVG from the coding sequence ATGAAATCCAAGATTTTGCTCATCGTTCTGTTGATCGCCGGCGTGGTCATCTTCAATTTCTTTTATCCCCTCAAAGATCATCTCAGCGATGCCTTGGATTGGTTCCGGGATCTGGGTCCCTTGGCGGTCATTCCTTATATCGCCGTATTCGTGCTGGCTTCGGTTTTCTTCATTCCCATCTCCGGCCTCATCATCATGGCGGGGACGCTCTACGGGCCCTGGCTGGGGTTCCTTTTGGCGGCGTTCTCGGCAACGCTATCGGTGGCGGTGTGCTACGCGGTAGGCAAAAAGCTTTGGCGGCAGCGGGTCGAACAATTGCGGCACGATCATCCGCGCCTGCAAACCGTTTTGGAGGCGGTTTCCAAGCACGGGAACATCCTGGTGTTCCTCATCCGCCTCAACCCGTTCCTGCCCTTTACGGTGCTGAACTACCTCTTCACCATCCCCAAGCTGGATCCGAAGCTGTATCTCTTCAGTTCCTTCCTGGCCCTAACCCCCGACATCTTCTTCTACCTGTACGTGGGCCACATAGGCAACGTATTGTTGGAAGACCCGTCCGAGTTGAAGCCGCTGACCTGGGTCATCTTAGGCATGGCCCTGGCGACTACGGTGGCGGCGGGTTTTATCCTGAACCACATGATCCGCAAGGCGGTTCCGCACAAGCCGGTGGATTTGGCCGATCGCACGGCGCGGGTAGGCTAG
- a CDS encoding DUF1501 domain-containing protein codes for MLKGAGMERREFLKLSAAATAIPLAGGAGPAARAFASPLAALAAQVPSDRVLVVLRFDGGNDGLNTVLPLDQYDNLAKARANILIPADKAVKLDDKTGLHPALAGLGNLYKDGKLRIVQAVGYPNHNQSHFRSTDIWFSGSDYNQVLSTGWLGRYLDTIFPGYPDGYPSADFPDPPAVQIGSSLYTLLQGPTVPMGMAVASATSIYTLTPAGVDTAPATPAGHELSFIRQMVTETQKYGDSLKKAVAAATNKSTLYPASGNTLSDALKGVARLIAGGIKTRIFVVTLRGFDTHANQVAAADLTTGNHANLLAKVNDALVAFQDDLKLLGLENRVMGMTISEFGRRILSNASLGTDHGTSAPLFVWGAGVQGGLLGTNPVIPATVTVKDNIPMQYDYRSIYASILKDWLGVGAADLSKVMLKDFPALPIVSSPILPRGPVERGDGLQPNFPNPFRGATTLRWRVASSERVRLRVFDMRGQLVRTVVDEFQASGSYARTFEATGMAPGAYLCRLEVGERSFQRALDVER; via the coding sequence ATGCTGAAGGGAGCCGGCATGGAACGCAGGGAATTCCTGAAACTGAGCGCGGCGGCGACGGCGATCCCCTTGGCGGGGGGGGCCGGTCCGGCGGCGCGCGCCTTCGCCTCGCCTTTGGCCGCCCTGGCGGCCCAGGTCCCCTCGGACCGGGTGCTGGTGGTGCTACGGTTCGACGGTGGCAACGACGGCCTCAACACCGTGCTGCCCCTGGACCAGTACGATAATCTCGCCAAGGCGCGGGCCAACATCCTCATTCCCGCCGATAAGGCCGTAAAACTGGACGACAAGACCGGGCTGCATCCCGCGCTGGCCGGCTTGGGCAATCTCTACAAGGACGGGAAGCTGCGCATCGTGCAGGCGGTGGGTTACCCCAACCATAACCAGAGCCATTTCCGCTCCACGGACATCTGGTTCTCCGGATCGGACTACAACCAGGTGCTTTCGACCGGATGGCTGGGCCGCTACCTAGACACCATTTTTCCTGGTTATCCGGACGGCTACCCCAGCGCCGATTTCCCCGATCCGCCGGCGGTGCAGATCGGATCCTCGCTGTACACCCTCTTGCAGGGGCCCACCGTACCAATGGGCATGGCCGTAGCCAGCGCCACTTCCATCTATACCCTGACCCCTGCCGGCGTCGATACCGCGCCCGCGACCCCGGCCGGCCACGAACTTTCCTTCATCCGCCAGATGGTGACGGAAACCCAGAAATACGGGGACTCCCTGAAGAAGGCGGTGGCGGCGGCGACCAATAAATCAACCTTGTATCCGGCTTCGGGCAATACGCTTTCCGACGCCCTGAAAGGCGTAGCCCGCCTGATCGCGGGAGGCATCAAGACCAGGATTTTCGTGGTGACCTTGCGCGGCTTCGATACCCACGCCAACCAGGTGGCCGCCGCCGATTTGACCACGGGAAACCACGCCAACCTTTTGGCCAAGGTGAACGACGCGCTGGTGGCCTTCCAGGACGATCTGAAATTGCTGGGCCTTGAGAATCGCGTGATGGGCATGACCATCTCCGAGTTCGGACGGCGGATCCTATCCAATGCGTCGCTCGGAACCGATCACGGGACTTCGGCGCCGCTCTTCGTCTGGGGCGCGGGAGTGCAAGGGGGCTTGTTGGGAACCAATCCCGTCATCCCCGCCACCGTGACGGTGAAGGATAACATCCCCATGCAATACGACTACCGCTCCATCTACGCCAGCATCCTGAAGGATTGGCTGGGAGTGGGCGCGGCCGATCTCTCCAAGGTGATGCTGAAGGATTTCCCCGCCTTGCCCATCGTGTCCTCCCCCATCCTCCCGCGCGGTCCCGTCGAGCGCGGCGACGGCCTTCAGCCCAATTTCCCGAATCCATTCCGGGGCGCGACCACTTTGCGCTGGCGGGTGGCGTCGTCCGAGCGCGTGCGCTTGCGCGTGTTCGACATGCGCGGGCAACTGGTAAGGACGGTCGTGGACGAATTCCAGGCTTCCGGAAGCTATGCGCGCACTTTCGAGGCGACGGGCATGGCCCCGGGCGCTTACCTGTGCCGACTGGAAGTGGGAGAGCGCAGTTTCCAACGCGCTTTGGACGTGGAACGGTAG